From Ensifer sp. WSM1721, one genomic window encodes:
- a CDS encoding 4-hydroxyphenylacetate 3-hydroxylase N-terminal domain-containing protein, which yields MNNLAIASEEKETATDAYTGSEFLESIQDGREIYIYGERVKNVTEHPAFRNSARMVARWYDRFHEKKNEIGVLTDTGSDKLTHPFFLGSKTSEDLIKSRDAIAELQKVSYGWMGRSPDYKASFLGTLGANSAFYGEYAENARTWYARTQERLDYWNHAIVNPPIDRDRPIEEVRDVFMHVEKETDKGLIVSGAKVVATGSALTHYNFIAHYGIPIKDRSFALIFTAPMDSPGIKLIARSSYEFNAAATGSPFDYPLSSRLDENDSILVFDKVLVPWENVFIYGDVDKINQFFPASGFVPRFTLHGLTRLSVKLDFIAGLFSMAVEATGSKDFRGVQAGVGEVIAWRNTFHALGDAMVKSPVPWQGTEGYNLPNLNAGLAYRVLAPMAYPRIKELIERHVASGLIYLPSSAADFESEAIRPYLDRFVRGSNGYAALDRVKLLKLLWDAIGTEFGGRHELYERNYAGNYENLRIETLGAATVTGDLASMQSLVKACMSEYDLSGWTGSDLINPDDISLVGRGSVQAA from the coding sequence ATGAACAATCTGGCTATCGCGTCCGAGGAAAAAGAAACCGCGACCGACGCTTACACGGGCTCGGAGTTCCTGGAGAGCATTCAGGACGGCCGCGAGATCTATATTTACGGTGAGCGCGTCAAAAACGTCACCGAGCATCCGGCATTTCGGAATTCCGCGCGAATGGTGGCGCGCTGGTACGATCGGTTCCACGAAAAGAAGAATGAAATCGGCGTGCTGACCGATACCGGCTCGGATAAGCTGACGCATCCCTTCTTCCTGGGATCGAAGACGAGCGAGGATCTGATCAAGTCGCGGGACGCGATTGCCGAGCTGCAGAAGGTCTCCTACGGGTGGATGGGCCGGTCCCCGGACTACAAGGCCTCGTTCTTGGGAACACTGGGTGCCAATTCGGCCTTCTACGGCGAATATGCCGAGAATGCGCGCACCTGGTACGCCCGCACGCAGGAGCGGCTCGACTACTGGAATCACGCCATCGTCAATCCGCCGATCGATCGTGACCGCCCGATCGAGGAGGTGCGCGACGTCTTCATGCATGTCGAGAAGGAGACGGACAAGGGGCTCATTGTCTCGGGAGCCAAGGTCGTCGCGACGGGTTCGGCTCTCACGCACTACAATTTCATCGCCCACTATGGCATTCCAATCAAGGACAGGTCCTTTGCGCTAATCTTTACCGCGCCAATGGACTCGCCTGGCATCAAGCTCATTGCCCGCTCGTCGTACGAGTTCAATGCGGCCGCGACCGGATCGCCTTTTGACTACCCGCTTTCCAGCCGCCTGGACGAGAACGACTCCATTCTCGTCTTCGACAAGGTATTGGTGCCTTGGGAGAACGTGTTCATCTACGGAGACGTCGACAAGATCAATCAGTTCTTCCCAGCATCGGGCTTCGTCCCACGCTTTACGCTGCACGGCCTTACGCGCCTGTCGGTGAAACTCGACTTCATCGCCGGTCTCTTCTCGATGGCTGTCGAGGCAACGGGCTCGAAGGATTTTCGCGGCGTCCAGGCCGGCGTCGGCGAGGTCATCGCTTGGCGCAACACGTTTCATGCACTCGGTGATGCGATGGTGAAGTCGCCGGTTCCTTGGCAGGGAACCGAAGGCTACAACCTGCCGAACCTCAATGCCGGTCTTGCCTACCGCGTGTTGGCGCCGATGGCCTACCCGCGGATCAAGGAGCTGATCGAGCGTCACGTTGCGAGCGGCCTTATCTATCTGCCGTCGAGTGCTGCCGATTTCGAAAGTGAGGCGATCCGTCCTTATCTTGACCGCTTCGTACGTGGCTCGAACGGCTATGCCGCGCTGGACCGGGTGAAGCTCTTGAAGCTTCTGTGGGATGCCATCGGCACCGAGTTCGGCGGTCGCCACGAACTGTATGAGCGCAATTATGCGGGTAACTATGAAAACCTTCGGATCGAGACCTTAGGAGCGGCGACGGTCACCGGCGATCTCGCGTCCATGCAGTCCTTGGTGAAGGCCTGCATGAGCGAGTACGACCTCTCCGGATGGACGGGTTCTGATCTGATAAATCCGGATGACATCAGCCTCGTGGGCCGAGGTTCCGTCCAAGCAGCTTAG
- a CDS encoding ABC transporter substrate-binding protein, translated as MKLGSPFRPRLLSALLISIFLGSAPATPAQAQERGELRIATSYKLMTLDPQYANLNENTSLLSHIYERLVYQDENLELKPGLATSWRPLSDSQWEFKLRENVRFHDGSAFDADDVVYTIERIRDVLKPPSGGFRSYVSGIKSVSAPDPLTVLIETNGAVPNLPLSFSSIFVMNRPSEGFVTTEDLNAGRPPVGTGPYRFERWSSGESLRLARNDDYWGGEPVWSKVTFRVIENPAARVAALSTGEVDVADAIPARDVASLEQRGAKIASVGAARVNFVQFDVARETLPGVTDKSGEPIANPFKNPLVRRALALATDRGILVDKILAGYGTAAAQVFPNSLPGTSAKLLPEAPNYEEAKTLLSKAGFPDGFNLVLAGPAGRYPGDAESLQAIAQSWARIGVNAQPAAAPFSVFNTKRAAGDYGVWYGGTSGEAVDIILHTLLASPNSERGTGALNFGKYQNAAFDGMLAKAESVEAGPGRNAALAQATEFVMADQPIIPLYHFHHIVGYGPRIGSYVMHPRGWTTAMQTLAAAE; from the coding sequence ATGAAACTGGGAAGCCCATTTCGGCCACGCCTGCTTTCGGCGCTTCTGATCTCCATCTTTCTCGGGAGTGCTCCGGCGACGCCGGCCCAGGCACAGGAACGGGGAGAGCTTCGGATCGCTACGTCCTACAAGCTGATGACGCTCGATCCGCAGTATGCCAACCTGAACGAGAACACGTCACTTCTCTCCCATATTTATGAACGGCTCGTCTATCAGGATGAGAATCTTGAGTTGAAGCCTGGCCTCGCCACCTCCTGGCGGCCTCTGTCCGATAGCCAATGGGAGTTCAAGCTCCGCGAAAATGTCCGGTTCCATGACGGCTCGGCGTTTGACGCAGACGATGTCGTCTACACGATCGAGCGCATTCGGGACGTCCTGAAACCGCCGAGCGGCGGCTTTCGCTCCTATGTGAGCGGCATCAAGTCGGTCTCGGCACCCGATCCCCTTACCGTCCTTATCGAGACGAACGGCGCAGTCCCCAATCTGCCCCTCTCTTTCTCCTCCATTTTTGTGATGAACCGGCCCTCTGAGGGGTTCGTGACGACCGAGGACCTCAACGCCGGACGCCCGCCTGTCGGTACTGGCCCTTACAGATTCGAGAGGTGGAGTTCCGGCGAGAGCCTGAGGCTTGCCCGGAACGACGACTACTGGGGCGGCGAGCCTGTCTGGTCCAAGGTTACCTTCCGGGTCATCGAGAACCCGGCAGCGCGCGTGGCGGCGCTCAGCACGGGAGAGGTCGATGTGGCCGACGCAATCCCGGCCCGCGACGTCGCCTCCTTGGAGCAGCGCGGCGCCAAAATCGCGAGCGTGGGTGCTGCACGTGTTAACTTCGTACAGTTCGACGTTGCGCGTGAGACGCTTCCGGGCGTGACCGACAAATCGGGTGAACCGATCGCCAATCCCTTCAAGAACCCGCTGGTCCGCCGGGCGCTTGCGTTGGCTACGGACCGGGGCATTCTCGTCGACAAGATCCTCGCGGGCTATGGCACGGCTGCTGCTCAGGTCTTTCCCAACAGCCTGCCGGGCACCTCGGCGAAACTCCTGCCCGAGGCGCCCAACTACGAAGAGGCAAAAACCCTTCTTTCGAAGGCCGGGTTCCCGGATGGTTTCAACCTTGTTCTCGCTGGGCCGGCGGGCCGTTACCCGGGTGACGCCGAAAGTCTTCAGGCGATCGCCCAAAGCTGGGCCCGCATCGGCGTAAACGCCCAGCCTGCAGCCGCACCGTTCTCGGTCTTCAACACCAAGCGAGCGGCTGGCGACTATGGTGTCTGGTACGGCGGCACCTCCGGCGAGGCGGTCGACATCATTCTCCATACGCTGCTCGCTTCTCCGAATTCCGAGCGCGGGACCGGTGCGTTGAACTTCGGGAAATATCAGAACGCTGCCTTCGACGGGATGCTGGCAAAGGCAGAGAGCGTTGAGGCGGGACCGGGGCGGAACGCGGCGCTCGCGCAGGCGACGGAGTTCGTAATGGCCGACCAGCCGATCATACCGCTCTACCATTTCCACCACATCGTCGGATACGGCCCGCGGATCGGCTCCTATGTGATGCACCCCCGCGGCTGGACGACCGCGATGCAGACGCTTGCGGCGGCGGAGTAA
- a CDS encoding helix-turn-helix domain-containing protein: protein MINSKSYDANEITGAQIRAARALIRWSAKELAKAAGIGVATVSRAEVEDGTTSLTSANLNAIRLALESAGIEFIPENGGGVGVRLKK, encoded by the coding sequence TTGATCAATTCGAAATCATATGATGCCAACGAAATCACGGGTGCGCAGATACGTGCGGCCCGCGCGTTGATCCGTTGGAGCGCAAAAGAGCTTGCAAAAGCAGCTGGTATTGGTGTCGCAACGGTGAGCCGTGCGGAAGTTGAGGATGGGACCACATCCCTTACGAGTGCAAACCTAAACGCCATTCGACTGGCTTTGGAAAGCGCCGGCATCGAGTTCATCCCTGAAAACGGTGGCGGCGTGGGTGTTCGTCTAAAGAAATAG